In Metopolophium dirhodum isolate CAU chromosome 5, ASM1992520v1, whole genome shotgun sequence, the sequence CCAGACATTTGCTGTTGGACGcgttctataaatattttgtattacaattttccGACGTAAATTCTAACTTGACGGTTAGTAgctaatacctataaattacaataatacatttatgacaCGAGCTCGTTTAAAAGCCATGTAACGTACTTACCACTAAAAAACttacattgaatattaataataatgtatgtattgtccacacttaatattataggtaacggCTTCCCAATTGTACGGCAGTGACGCTGCGTCGGAGAGATCGATGAGGTCGTTCTCCTGCGGTAAGCTCGAGACacggaaattaaattataaacattatgcGACGAACCATGCGTTCGCACCATACTCAGACGTATACTTAAAAGCGTTGACACAAGGCATTTCGACCAACAGGTCGTGGGTGAGCAAGgcttttattttacacaaaacaaaattgttggataaaagttaaatttttacttttctgaatgacaacatatacatataggtacgttttaaattataataccgaaGCTGAACTATAGTTCTGcacttattatacctatgagtatattttaatgtctatTTAATGGACGGAATTACATGTGTAACTGTTAATCcgataatttaactattaatatactttaaaacaaattaactgtATGTCTGTAGGTACtcgtttgtaatttaattgtaatacatcAAAATGcacggtaaaaatatttttttataccgtCGTTCAtgaaagtaaataaatttaaaaaaaaaagtaacgattataaatactatttcttcaaaaatgttgtgtttttcaATGATTTCAATTAATAACACGGACGATTTGTGAAACAGCTCAGCCGAATGATCGCTCGAATATTCAAACGGACCGAGATGTTGAACACAAGCACAATGCTTCACGTACTGTCGACCCTCTGGGTACGTGAACATAACCGATTGTGCGACGAGTTGTCACAGAAGTGGCCATCGTGGACAAACGAAGAGCTGTATACTAAGGCCAGGAACATTGTAACCGGTCAAATGATCAACATAATGATGACCGAAATCCTAAATTTGGAACTCAGACCGGAAATGTACGACCGTAAAATGGAAAACATCCGTGATTCCGGGAAACCTATTGAACTTTACTTTATGATGGCCGTATCAAATCTGCCACAAAAATTTCAATACAGTTCAATGAATTTGACATCTTACAGTAACACCAGGTCAGTCTGAGACTTTTTATGGGTACATCAATAATAACTTAAGAAACGTCCACTTTACATTTTGGCCCTTACGAATTTTACAGAGCAGCCCGAAAaggggtatataatatagtgtataaaaaGGTATTTGCATGTACCAAAACACGGTAGTTAATGATTTCAATTTAGAACTTCGGGGCTGATTTAGTatacaaaaacatgtcttaTGGGCAAAACTCTCCCTCTCTGTTTGGAAttcgttaatatttttgtttattatttaaaagaagagaacatTTTGGATTTCCGATCAAAACCCGATTTtcaaactgtaatattattatagaagctaaaataagcatttgaataatgcatatttgttatttttcaaacgtgTTTGTCCAGCAAtgtttaaagtaaaatgaaaattcagGATTTGATCccagaaaatattgtttttcagaTAAAAAACAAACTATCAAATTTTGACGTATCAATAATGCGTGAGATTTTTTCCCGTGAAGTAAATTTTGctgatattataattcttaaaattgcgactaagatatataatttttaatttttattgaactgcgaaaaattggaaaaaccaGCACTTACATCCTTAAGGGGATCACATGTCACGTATTTTTCGtacgttttagaccaataagcgatGGTAAATCACACATACTTCCGAAtgtctgattttaatttttaatatatgtatgaatttTTTGGCGAAATAACTAGGCTTTCTAGGAAgttgattttcaattttcaattttaaaagaccATAaaatttggacatttttttagtatacaatttagtatacaaaaacatgtcttaTGGGCAAAACTCTCCCTCTCTGTTTggatttcgtttaatattttgtttattatttaaaagaagagaacatTTTGGATTTCCGATCAAAACCCGATTTtcaaaactgtaatattattatagaagctaaaataagcatttgaataatgcacaatatttgttatttttcaaacgtgTTTGTCtaatgaaataattgcattacatttatatttattttggactttttgggttttatatcaaaaaagtggTTCCTACAAAGCATAGTCTAAGAGCTTACGAATTAAACCcttttttcgaaattacaatcaattttcaggaagtatgtttaatttactaccgctTTTGGTAGTTGTTATAGGTGATGcatagaagaatatatttcgtTTTTCTCGAATTATTGAcatgtgcgtgtgcgtgcgagAGTGGCAAACGACGGATTCCGAACGTATCTACGCACATTAATGATCATTTACTTCGCACACAACCACACTGCGTAACGAGTATAAGACATCGAATTGTCTGTACGCGACCTCTTATTAAATCATCGCCTTCAGTCCCCATAAGacgcatttaattaaataatgacaaGCATATTATAGACGCTCTAAATCGACTAAACTTGATCCTACGCAAtcttagatatatttttattcgtggGTACTGTACGTCTGTTGtacctgcataatatatagCCACATCGTTCAACTAatgataaatatacctaatatgtttttttaaagaatgctttaggatttataaaaatataatacgcttcaaactatgatattataaattataatcaccaACTAGTATAGGTACCCGTATTATACAACCCTAGATGGTGACCAGAAACTATAGAGGTACGATAGGGAAGTGAAACTAAACATGTGGGAAACTGTTCTAGTCCCCGGAGAACTATAGTTTCAGAAAAATAAGCGATTTCAACAACATTCACATATTACTATATCATTATACGTGTGTATACGATTCGATTTTACTATACTTTTAGTCAAGTTTCGGAAGCTGGTTTAAAAGACGCCCTGCAATTAATGATGAGTTCAAAGATGCGCATGGCCACGGCCCACGATGACGGCTCCTTGACTGGACAGCTTACCAAGACACTAATGACACTCTCGAGAGAACAATGTTTACAAGGTTTCAATAGCTACAGAAGACGGTTAGGGCTGCCTGCTTATAACAGCTTTTTCGATCTGACCGGCAACGTCGAAACCGCAATTGAATTGGAAAAATTGTATAGTACCGTGGAGAAAGTGGAGTTGTTAACCGGCGTGTTGACGGAAAAATCCAGTTCCGGAGTTCTACCCACGGCCAAAATACTGTCTAACAGCTTTATCGTTAACGCGATATTGACAAATAGTCTCACCTCCAAACACATGTGGGCACCGGACACGTTCGGTGGAGTCGAATTTTTTGACTTGGTCAAATCTTCAAGTTTAGAGTCATTGGTGTGTCGAAATGTGGACAATTGCGACGAGTTAAAAGTTGGTCGTTACGCGaaataagtacatttataatataatatcatggttGTAGGACCAAGGGTTAAAATATTAGTCTTCGTATTTCTGGCGCACCGTCATCaagtcaaacataatattttataatttaaccgtATTCGGTAATTTATATGCTAGTATTTTTCGATcattattaacattaacatattatcatcataaacccAATAACtcatattcatttatttactatatgttCAATTAAGGTTATAATTCTTGTTTTTTCAAACCTCCTTAAGCAATTGCTTATTTCATTGAAGCGTTCTTCTTATTTTTAGGTCTATAAAagactaaattaattataatatagttgtttctatattattatatttatatacgtttgTCTTGTTCGTTTTGTTAGCCAACGTGTGCAAGGGTATTTtaccattatatttttctaaacgcATTTGCGTTCAAAGTgaagagtttttttttcttgttaaattattataatgggcACAAATCAAAACgctttagtattttattttttcatatgtgTGAAAATCACCACGGCTCATTATTAAATCGCAGTTGCGATTCGccaacttaattaattattatcatgcgtaagcacagtttatttattataaaataggtaaagagtttttttcttcttgttaaactattatttaaagaaaatggGCGCCAatcaaaacttttaatattttattatttcaaatgtatgaAAGTCACAACGGCTCATTATTAAATCGCAGTTGCGATTCGccaacttaattaattattatcatgcgtAAGCacaaagtttatttattataaaataggtaaagagtttttttcttcttgttaaattattgtttaaataaaatgggCGCCAATCAAaacctttaatattttattatttcaaatgtgtGAAAGTCACCACGGCTCATTATTAAATCACACCACAGCTCATTTTTAAATCACACCACAACTCATTATTGAATCGCACCACGGCTCATTATTAAATCTCAGTTATGATTCGCCAACCTAATTAGTTATGATCATGCGAAAgcataaagtttattattataaaatatgaaaagagTTTTTAatcttgttaaattattatttaaataaaatgggcGCAAATCAAAAGGGTTGTTGTAgagttgcccccccccccccctctcaaGACTATTATCGGTGTTTTACTAATATACCAGTTGCCATTACATGTTAATAGATAAACGATTACAATATGTAGCCCGTAAAATAGGGGaggtatatttacaaataataaataaaattatgtataaaaataaagtaaaatagtataaaatgataaaattaaattttgatttttgcaataaatataatgatatattatacaaagaatatggataaaatgaaaattgtaataattactattatataataaactttgtGCTTACgcataatcataattaattaggtTGGCGAATCACAACTGAGATTTAATAATGAGCCGTGGTGCGATTTAATAATGAGCTGTGGTATGATTTAATAATGAGCCGTGGTGACTttcacatatttaaaataataaaatattaaaggttTTGATTGGGacccattttatttaaataataatttaacaagaaGAAAAAActctttacatattttataataataaacattgtgCTTACGCATGATCATAATTAATTAGGTTGGCGAATCACAACTGAGATTTAATAATGAGCCGAGGTGCGATTTAATAATGAGTCGTGGTGCGATTTAATAATGAGCTGTGGTGTGATTTAATAATGAGCTATGGTGACTTTCACACATtcgaaatgataaaatattaaatgttttgatttgcgcctattttatttaattgataatttaacaagaaaaaaaaactctttacctattttataataaataaactttgtGCTTACGCATGGTAATAATTAAGTTGGCGAATCACAACTGCGATTTAATAATGACCTGTGGTGGCTTTCacacatttgaaataatataaatttaaagcaTTTTGATTTGTgcccattttatttaaataataatttaacgagAAGAAAAAActctttattttactttatttttataaataattgtatttattatttgtatatttacctcccctattttaaggactatatattgtaatcgtgtatatattaacatatgaggacgacaaaatacggaaaaatcatgaaaattagcaaattattttgagttgaaaatttttctttttaaatctaagattttaaaatgtaatataagattactcataattttgtctacctttatcaaaaaaaaagtctacaagaaactttGTTGacgtatctaataaaatattttccctcAGTGTGTGGTTACTACTGTCGGCAAAAAAAAACCCcattccaatattattaattttgtcggtagttccattattatttaattttgactcGTTTATGTTAGtggtttcattattatttaatattgactggtTTATGTCATAAATAGATATTGTTATGCACTTATTTCGAAATATGAACCTCAGCATACTGGAGATAACGGGCCATTCTTTTCCGTCTTGTCCTACGCATATTTTAGGTAATGCTACTCTTTTAATTAGTTGTTCTAAGCAAAATGTTCACAGGTTTTGTAATGTGGCGAATATGTTAACGTATGTTGGTTTTTCGTAAtagtggttttttgtaattaaatataatagccattgtttttctgttttaatGAATGCGATTTCCCTTACTCTttttctttgtaaaatcaaattatcgatattgttaatttttttacgaaACTGTAAAGCAATACCACGGTTCATCGTTAGGCATTCGCTGACGGAGTGAGCGATTGCGTCACTTGACCAATCGCTGAACAAATCGCCAGTTATTTCCTCGTATCTATGGTTAAAATGTAGTGAATTATTATCAAGCAATACAAATTGTTGATactcgtttaatattttgtaggaAAAGTTTTGTACTTCGGTTCCCTGTATATCGTTTTTTTATTTCCCGAGTTTCTATTGGTAATTTTACTTCTTGATCATCGtatctgaataatataatattgtcttttaaaTCCATGactttttgtgtttttatcaaaaaatctaaACCTAATAAGATTGGGGAGCATAAACTATCTACTACCACTGCCTGATGGTGTATTATGAGCGATGCTATTAGTATTTTAACTATCGTTGAGCctacaatgattaattttgagTTAATGGCTGTTTTCAAATCTATATCGTTGATTGGCTTAATATTATCAAGtaacatcattattttatttataactgtcACGCTGGCTCCTGTATCTAACAGTAGTAGTGTCGGTTCGTCATGAATATTtcctaatatttcaattttatgttttatttgttcgttTATTTTGTAGCAACTATATATTACATGATTTATTTCATTAGTTATACTATTGTAATTCCTTcagttttttatacttataggtataataagtgCGGAACTATAGTTCAGCttcggtattataatttaaaacgtacctatatgtatatgttgtcattcagaaaagtaaaaatttaacttttacccaacaattttgttttgtgtaaaataaaagcCATGCTCACCCAAGACCTGTTGGTCGAAATGCCTTCTGTCGACGCCTTTAAGTATACGTCTGAGTATGGTGTGAACGCATGGTTCGCCGCATaatgtttgtaattaaatttatgtgTCTTGAGCTTACCGCCAGAAAACGATCTCATCGATCTCTCCGACGCAACGTCACTGCCGTACAATTGGGAAGccgttacctataatattaagtgcggtcaatacattattattaatattcaatgtaaGTTTTTTAGTGGTAAGTACGTTACATGGCTTTAAACGAGCTCGTGtcataatgtataattgtaatttataggtattaactaCTAACTGTCAAGTTCGAATTTACGTCggaaaattgtaatacaaaatattgattgaacGCGTCCAACAGCAGATGTCTGGACTTCCGATCCGGTATGGACTGACCGGAATTCCGTCTGAGGATTTTGCTGTACAGTGTTTTCACCGGCATTCAAGtttctgaaaaaattaattttctgaatttCCTTTTAACCCAGTGTTAATAACTGCGCGTTACAATACGACGATACATTTCGTCAATAACAGACAATATGCAGTTTTACATCGTTTGtgcgaatatatattttattttatattattataataaaataatgataatatttattatagtagtgaGGCATAAATATTTACTGTCGCTTGCACAACATTCCAGTGGACATGCTGAAGGCAATATTCTGGCGGAATACACACTGTTGTTGGCACCAGCGAACACGTTTTCTAATCTTTTCACAACTGTTTAGATTAATGATTGTAAACCCTAGTTCTGGATAAGAACCAATATTAACAAAGTGGACAATGTTATAAgttgtttatttaaaacattgttgATTATCTTAccactatattgtaatatttatgttttgtatttctgcctattattgtagtttaaaattgtaatattattatttattaactaataaaatataggtagttaatggATACCTAGttatgttttgaataatatattatcatttaggtTTTGCaagtcatataaaatatacgtattatacatacACTAGTAATGTTTTTTGAATTCTCACTATGCTTAGAATTCAATGGTATAGTAAAACTTCCATAAACAGtcagtaaattattgaataatataatgttatacgttaaatgattttaaaacactttttaatttaaataaaaccgttttaataaattatctcgCAATAAGAAGTAACGATAAACGTAGTGAAGTTAAGGTTTAGTATTTGTAACTAGCTTTGAACATGGTGTGCTGGGGACTACTAACCGTCAAGTTCGAATTTACGTCggaaaattgtaatacaaaatattgattgaacGCGTCCAACAGCAAATGTCTGGACTTCCGATCCGGTATGGACTGACCGGAATTCCGTCTGAGGATTTTGCTGTACAGTGTTTTCACCGGTcttaaacaacaacaaaaatcattCTAATACAGAGCCAAGTGATGTGACTTATACTCAAACGAATGCAGGAGtctgtagaattttttttttaaatatagataaatgtagaaaattaaaaaaacctatcaatattattttatcttaataaaccaaaaattggtttgttaaaatattttcttgtttCCTTAACACAATCAATCCACTTCAGTGTTACCACAATACCACGTTAttacctatacactatacaaaatatgttagtaCCTTGAGGGATGTTATATCCATTCCACGGTTCCCGCGAGATGTACCACCA encodes:
- the LOC132945638 gene encoding prostaglandin G/H synthase 1-like yields the protein MRSFSCGKLETRKLNYKHYATNHAFAPYSDVYLKALTQGISTNRSWLSRMIARIFKRTEMLNTSTMLHVLSTLWVREHNRLCDELSQKWPSWTNEELYTKARNIVTGQMINIMMTEILNLELRPEMYDRKMENIRDSGKPIELYFMMAVSNLPQKFQYSSMNLTSYSNTSQVSEAGLKDALQLMMSSKMRMATAHDDGSLTGQLTKTLMTLSREQCLQGFNSYRRRLGLPAYNSFFDLTGNVETAIELEKLYSTVEKVELLTGVLTEKSSSGVLPTAKILSNSFIVNAILTNSLTSKHMWAPDTFGGVEFFDLVKSSSLESLVCRNVDNCDELKVGRYAK